From one Cognatishimia sp. WU-CL00825 genomic stretch:
- a CDS encoding gamma-glutamylcyclotransferase family protein yields MQTPYFFGYGSLVNRQTHNYPKAQQAQLQGWRRVWRQTTLRPRPFLTVEPCAGSTITGLIAQVPNHDWQALDQREAVYDRILVRSVTASAPSNPASISTYTVPPEKYPAPNKPHAILLSYLDVVVQGYLQEFGTTGAAAFFTTTVGWNAPIRDDRQTPLYPRSQRLLASETDFVDCHLAKMGCEILT; encoded by the coding sequence ATCCAAAGGCCCAACAAGCCCAATTACAGGGGTGGCGACGTGTCTGGCGCCAAACCACCTTGCGTCCCCGGCCTTTTTTGACGGTTGAACCCTGTGCTGGCTCCACAATAACCGGTCTAATCGCCCAGGTCCCCAATCACGATTGGCAAGCCCTGGACCAACGCGAGGCCGTTTATGATCGCATTTTGGTACGCAGTGTTACCGCATCAGCGCCGTCAAACCCTGCATCGATATCCACCTACACGGTGCCGCCAGAGAAATACCCTGCGCCAAACAAGCCGCATGCCATCCTGCTCAGCTATCTGGATGTGGTTGTCCAAGGCTACCTGCAAGAATTTGGCACAACCGGCGCTGCGGCATTCTTTACAACAACTGTGGGGTGGAATGCCCCGATCCGCGATGACCGACAGACCCCGCTGTACCCCCGCAGCCAAAGGCTTTTGGCGTCAGAGACCGACTTTGTTGACTGTCACCTCGCGAAAATGGGCTGCGAGATCCTGACTTAG